The following coding sequences lie in one Phycicoccus duodecadis genomic window:
- a CDS encoding transglycosylase domain-containing protein, translating to MDGRAHNIPAVLRLLLGFVVLSTVAGLLLAGLAVPAIGATGQAAKSGVDFFNDLPSDFTVSPLAQQSKILDAQGQLIANPYDENRIIVPLKKISPAMQNAQIAIEDARFREHGGLDLRGFTRAVVSNAQGGDVQGASTLTQQYVKITLQENALRRGDKAAAEAATKKSYARKLQELKYAVNVEENYTKDQILEGYLNLVYYGDQAYGVEAAALNYFGVHASRLNVGQAALLAGIVQQPTAYNPLLNPDQAQARRDVVLTRMQQLGFASAKDVAAAKKIPVPKMIKKQPVKGVCHRSSQPYFCAYVMAYLQNSPQMAVLGKTPEARLKRINQGGLTIRTTLNPTMQKDAQTEIERAVPVNNKSNLGGAISVVEPGTGKILAMVQASDFEKTQTNLNVDKVYGGGPYGYQFGSTAKVFGLVTALEQGMPLDGKIYVPFATAKKEYVFKSDKVVGAPCGADKPWGVTNDYAIGGRQMSLGEGIGKSINTWAAQLTIDVGPCNVLDTMKKMGVHMANGQDIYRSISNATLGSGTTTPLDLASAYATLAAGGKHCEPSPIASITTPDRKAITFPAAKCTQVISADTANAASYLLKGTFRSGGTAQGTWNVDARPAAGKTGTTEKHNQGWFVGYTPQLATAVWIGNVQVADKNGTLYSLNGKCFGDYGCFREVFGGTVSAPVWAATMKKLSEGMPVKDFPAPSEKARRGNLVDIPNVYARSVSSATRILQDAGFSAQVVGYISSNAPNGTVAGTSPSGSAPQGATIGLLLSSGSGQASAAQAPQQPQPQPTTAKPGRTKKPPPPNK from the coding sequence ATGGACGGTCGAGCCCACAACATCCCTGCCGTGCTCCGGCTCCTCCTCGGTTTCGTCGTGCTGAGCACGGTCGCGGGCCTGCTGCTGGCCGGGCTCGCGGTGCCCGCCATCGGCGCCACGGGCCAGGCGGCCAAGAGCGGCGTCGACTTCTTCAACGACCTGCCGAGCGACTTCACCGTCTCCCCGCTCGCCCAGCAGTCCAAGATCCTCGACGCCCAGGGCCAGCTCATCGCCAACCCCTACGACGAGAACCGCATCATCGTCCCGCTGAAGAAGATCTCGCCGGCGATGCAGAACGCCCAGATCGCCATCGAGGACGCGCGCTTCCGTGAGCACGGGGGCCTCGACCTGCGCGGCTTCACCCGCGCCGTCGTCTCGAACGCCCAGGGCGGCGACGTGCAGGGCGCGTCCACCCTGACCCAGCAGTACGTGAAGATCACCCTCCAGGAGAACGCCCTGCGCCGCGGCGACAAGGCGGCGGCCGAGGCCGCGACCAAGAAGTCGTACGCCCGCAAGCTCCAGGAGCTCAAGTACGCGGTCAACGTCGAGGAGAACTACACCAAGGACCAGATCCTCGAGGGCTACCTCAACCTCGTCTACTACGGCGACCAGGCCTACGGGGTCGAGGCCGCGGCGCTGAACTACTTCGGCGTGCACGCCAGCCGGCTCAACGTCGGCCAGGCCGCGCTGCTGGCCGGCATCGTGCAGCAGCCCACGGCCTACAACCCGCTGCTGAACCCCGACCAGGCCCAGGCCCGCCGTGACGTCGTCCTCACCCGGATGCAGCAGCTCGGGTTCGCCTCGGCCAAGGACGTCGCCGCCGCCAAGAAGATCCCGGTGCCGAAGATGATCAAGAAGCAGCCGGTCAAGGGCGTGTGCCACCGCTCGAGCCAGCCCTACTTCTGCGCCTACGTGATGGCCTACCTGCAGAACTCCCCCCAGATGGCGGTGCTCGGCAAGACCCCCGAGGCGCGCCTGAAGCGGATCAACCAGGGCGGCCTCACCATCCGCACCACGCTCAACCCGACGATGCAGAAGGACGCGCAGACCGAGATCGAGCGCGCCGTCCCGGTCAACAACAAGAGCAACCTCGGTGGTGCCATCAGCGTGGTCGAGCCGGGCACCGGCAAGATCCTCGCGATGGTCCAGGCCAGCGACTTCGAGAAGACCCAGACCAACCTCAACGTCGACAAGGTCTACGGCGGCGGCCCGTACGGCTACCAGTTCGGCTCGACGGCCAAGGTCTTCGGGCTCGTCACCGCGCTCGAGCAGGGGATGCCCCTCGACGGCAAGATCTACGTCCCCTTCGCCACGGCGAAGAAGGAGTACGTCTTCAAGAGCGACAAGGTGGTCGGGGCTCCCTGCGGTGCCGACAAGCCGTGGGGGGTCACCAACGACTACGCCATCGGCGGCCGCCAGATGAGCCTGGGCGAGGGCATCGGAAAGTCGATCAACACCTGGGCCGCCCAGCTCACCATCGACGTCGGGCCCTGCAACGTGCTCGACACGATGAAGAAGATGGGCGTCCACATGGCCAACGGCCAGGACATCTACCGCAGCATCTCCAACGCCACCCTGGGCTCGGGCACCACGACCCCGCTCGACCTCGCCAGCGCCTACGCCACCCTGGCGGCCGGCGGCAAGCACTGCGAGCCCAGCCCGATCGCCTCGATCACCACCCCCGACCGCAAGGCCATCACCTTCCCCGCCGCCAAGTGCACGCAGGTCATCTCGGCCGACACCGCGAACGCGGCCTCGTACCTGCTGAAGGGCACCTTCCGCAGCGGCGGTACCGCCCAGGGCACCTGGAACGTCGACGCCCGGCCCGCCGCCGGTAAGACGGGCACCACCGAGAAGCACAACCAGGGCTGGTTCGTCGGGTACACCCCGCAGCTCGCCACGGCGGTCTGGATCGGCAACGTGCAGGTGGCCGACAAGAACGGCACCCTCTACTCCCTCAACGGCAAGTGCTTCGGCGACTACGGCTGCTTCCGGGAGGTCTTCGGCGGCACGGTGTCGGCCCCGGTCTGGGCCGCGACGATGAAGAAGCTGAGCGAGGGGATGCCCGTCAAGGACTTCCCCGCCCCCAGCGAGAAGGCCCGGCGCGGCAACCTGGTCGACATCCCCAACGTGTACGCGCGCAGCGTGTCCTCGGCCACCCGCATCCTGCAGGACGCCGGCTTCTCGGCCCAGGTCGTGGGCTACATCAGCAGCAACGCCCCGAACGGCACCGTGGCGGGCACCAGCCCCTCCGGGTCGGCCCCCCAGGGCGCCACCATCGGGCTGCTCCTGTCGTCCGGGTCGGGTCAGGCATCGGCGGCGCAGGCGCCACAGCAACCCCAGCCGCAGCCCACCACCGCCAAGCCCGGCCGGACCAAGAAGCCCCCACCGCCCAACAAGTGA
- a CDS encoding GatB/YqeY domain-containing protein: MTTTGLKAQLQHDLHDAMRARDKVRAATLRMTLTSVTTAEVAGDEARELDDDEILKVVAKEAKKRRESATAFRGGGREELAATEEAELAVLEGYLPAQLGDDELRSIVERAVASSGASGMAAMGAVMKAAQGEVAGRADGGRVAAIVRSVLSGG, from the coding sequence ATGACCACCACCGGCCTGAAGGCGCAGCTCCAGCACGACCTGCACGACGCGATGCGCGCCCGCGACAAGGTCCGCGCCGCCACCCTGCGGATGACCCTCACCTCCGTGACGACCGCCGAGGTCGCCGGCGACGAGGCCCGCGAGCTCGACGACGACGAGATCCTCAAGGTGGTCGCCAAGGAGGCCAAGAAGCGCCGCGAGTCGGCCACCGCCTTCCGGGGCGGCGGGCGCGAGGAGCTCGCCGCCACCGAGGAGGCCGAGCTGGCCGTCCTGGAGGGCTACCTCCCGGCCCAGCTGGGTGACGACGAGCTGCGGAGCATCGTGGAGCGCGCCGTGGCGTCCTCGGGCGCGAGCGGCATGGCCGCCATGGGCGCGGTCATGAAGGCGGCCCAGGGCGAGGTGGCCGGGCGCGCCGACGGCGGCCGGGTCGCGGCGATCGTCCGGAGCGTCCTCTCGGGCGGCTGA
- a CDS encoding metallophosphoesterase has translation MDPIARAALRSAATVVGAGVAGVAYAGLVERTWFTLRRFAVPVLPVGAEPVRVLQVSDLHLTPGQSKKIEWVRSLAALRPDFVVNSGDNLAHVRAVPPLLRAMEPLMEFPGAFVLGSNDYYAPMPKNPARYLTRGYAAAPPSRGKLPVRELVAGLEAGGWSDLDNARTTVTMGAHRVELVGVNDPHVQFDRYDRVAGPARDDVALTMGLVHAPYQRVLDAMTADGAGLVLAGHTHGGQLAVPLYGALVTNCDLDTGRVKGVSRWWPGAGSTGRRGRVRPSSEAPHDAAWLHVSAGLGTSPYAPVRFACRPEATLLTLVAREP, from the coding sequence ATGGACCCGATCGCCCGCGCCGCCCTGCGCTCCGCCGCCACCGTCGTCGGGGCCGGTGTCGCCGGGGTCGCCTACGCGGGGCTGGTCGAGCGCACCTGGTTCACGTTGCGCCGCTTCGCCGTGCCCGTGCTGCCGGTGGGCGCCGAGCCGGTGCGCGTCCTCCAGGTCTCGGACCTGCACCTCACCCCCGGGCAGTCGAAGAAGATCGAGTGGGTGCGCTCCCTGGCGGCTCTGCGCCCCGACTTCGTGGTCAACTCCGGCGACAACCTCGCCCACGTCCGGGCCGTGCCACCGCTGCTGCGGGCGATGGAACCGTTGATGGAGTTCCCGGGTGCCTTCGTCCTCGGCTCCAACGACTACTACGCCCCCATGCCGAAGAACCCGGCGCGCTACCTGACGAGGGGCTACGCGGCCGCGCCGCCGTCGCGGGGGAAGCTGCCCGTGCGCGAGCTGGTCGCCGGTCTCGAGGCCGGCGGGTGGAGCGACCTCGACAACGCGCGCACGACGGTCACGATGGGGGCGCACCGGGTCGAGCTGGTCGGCGTCAACGACCCGCACGTGCAGTTCGACCGCTACGACCGTGTGGCCGGCCCGGCCCGCGACGACGTGGCGCTGACGATGGGGCTGGTGCACGCGCCCTACCAGCGGGTGCTCGACGCCATGACGGCCGACGGGGCCGGGCTGGTGCTCGCGGGCCACACCCACGGCGGGCAGCTGGCCGTGCCGCTCTACGGGGCGCTGGTGACCAACTGCGACCTCGACACCGGGCGCGTCAAGGGGGTCTCGCGCTGGTGGCCCGGCGCCGGGTCGACGGGGCGGCGCGGGCGGGTCCGGCCGTCGTCCGAGGCGCCCCACGACGCCGCGTGGCTGCACGTGTCGGCCGGTCTGGGCACCTCGCCGTACGCGCCGGTGCGCTTCGCCTGCCGGCCCGAGGCGACGCTGCTGACCCTGGTCGCCCGCGAACCCTGA
- a CDS encoding EAL domain-containing protein, with amino-acid sequence MDTRSALHLLLIQDGSATGERHLETLRHEFPNADVHVEGCLDDAMVHLGTHPVDMVLADQSTPGSNSALVLRAMRTTHPGTPLMVITDGGDGGPALWVLVEDSRGLERPAGSHRPVGVAVLRALQLRRVESEAERYLGLARGLLDASPDPTCAVDAESTIVAVNQAWRDFTAANGGTDTECGVGVSYLGACDGAAGDITDPDHLEATLMAQGLRHVLAGSLDHFRHDYACHSPSESRWFTGQFSPAAINGGRGAVISHHDITLAHTMEQSLAHQSLHDALTDLPNRDLMVDRVGQAISHSDRNGHRVAVTQIDLHHYHRVNDLVGYRGGDSVLVQVVERLQARLRTGDTLSSFTHNTFMVLWGELDPDGPETAVGLTGILLDCLDLPFAVGGIQVPVSGSAGVSVHTPGQTVDDLLRSADAALLDAKSRGPGQVVLFTEQLQGATMFRRSLETDLVVALSEPVQLVLHYQPVVELASGTVVAVEALVRWHHPQLGLLGPDRFVPFAEESGLIHQLGDWVLGQALRDAPRLVQDGRELDIAVNVSAIQMDDRVAASVHRALESSGVRPQRLVVELTESAIVEDVDATAATLRDLSRLGVKIAIDDFGTGYSSLLYLRRYPVDILKIDREFVSGIGTSADDEAICRSITGLAAGMEATTVGEGVETMDHYAFLRSLGCTHGQGFLWSPAVPIERFEAALTACDQVPVPAAGAPVARPRHALDTAVTALIARMHLERAPLHTVAAALNRTVGRHPTGVAWTAGAVARELPADEAPRGTQGLQRAPLALICTDLEPVRRLLRVDLEVAGFEVEETRDGHDAMSRLIESDAPAVDVIVVDSALASDDARWVIAAIRGHARLDDVPVLLVRSAAGGEPTGDLDDTAFDAVVTRPVEAAALVAAVQALARGGRTRHA; translated from the coding sequence GTGGACACGAGGTCTGCGCTGCACCTCCTGTTGATCCAGGACGGCTCCGCGACCGGCGAGCGCCACCTCGAGACCCTCCGGCACGAGTTCCCGAACGCCGACGTGCATGTCGAGGGCTGCCTGGACGACGCCATGGTCCATCTGGGCACCCACCCGGTCGACATGGTGCTCGCGGACCAGTCGACGCCCGGGTCGAACAGCGCCCTGGTGCTCCGCGCGATGCGGACCACGCACCCGGGGACGCCTCTCATGGTGATCACCGACGGCGGTGACGGTGGCCCGGCCCTGTGGGTGCTGGTCGAGGACAGCCGAGGACTCGAGAGGCCGGCCGGGTCCCACCGGCCCGTCGGGGTCGCGGTGCTGCGGGCCCTGCAGCTCCGGCGCGTGGAGAGCGAGGCGGAACGGTACCTCGGTCTGGCCCGCGGCCTGCTGGACGCGTCGCCCGACCCGACCTGCGCAGTCGACGCCGAGAGCACCATCGTCGCGGTGAACCAGGCGTGGCGCGACTTCACCGCCGCCAACGGCGGCACGGACACCGAGTGCGGGGTCGGCGTCAGCTACCTCGGCGCGTGTGACGGAGCCGCCGGCGACATCACCGACCCCGACCATCTCGAGGCGACGCTCATGGCGCAGGGTCTTCGTCACGTGCTGGCCGGGTCGTTGGACCACTTCCGGCACGACTACGCGTGTCACTCGCCGAGCGAGAGTCGCTGGTTCACCGGGCAGTTCAGCCCGGCAGCCATCAACGGGGGCCGCGGCGCGGTCATCTCCCACCACGACATCACCCTCGCGCACACCATGGAGCAGTCGCTGGCGCACCAGTCCCTCCACGACGCACTCACCGACCTCCCCAACCGCGACCTGATGGTCGACCGTGTGGGGCAGGCCATCAGCCACAGTGACCGCAACGGCCACCGCGTCGCCGTCACCCAGATCGACCTCCATCACTACCACCGGGTCAACGACCTCGTGGGGTACCGGGGTGGGGACAGCGTGCTGGTGCAGGTCGTCGAGCGGCTCCAGGCCAGGCTCCGCACCGGCGACACCCTCTCCAGCTTCACGCACAACACGTTCATGGTCCTGTGGGGTGAGCTGGACCCCGACGGACCCGAGACGGCGGTGGGCCTGACCGGGATCCTGCTGGACTGTCTCGACCTCCCCTTCGCGGTGGGTGGCATCCAGGTCCCGGTCTCCGGGAGCGCGGGGGTGAGCGTGCACACCCCCGGCCAGACCGTCGACGACCTGCTGCGGTCCGCGGACGCCGCCCTGCTGGACGCCAAGAGCCGAGGGCCGGGTCAGGTCGTCCTGTTCACCGAGCAGCTGCAGGGGGCGACGATGTTCCGCAGGAGCCTGGAGACCGACCTCGTGGTGGCGCTGAGCGAGCCGGTCCAGCTCGTCCTGCACTACCAGCCCGTCGTCGAGCTGGCCTCGGGCACGGTCGTGGCCGTCGAGGCGCTGGTGCGCTGGCACCATCCCCAGCTCGGGCTCCTGGGGCCGGACCGGTTCGTCCCCTTCGCGGAGGAGTCGGGACTGATCCATCAGCTGGGCGACTGGGTCCTGGGCCAGGCCCTGCGGGACGCTCCGCGCCTGGTGCAGGACGGCCGTGAGCTCGACATCGCGGTCAACGTCTCGGCGATCCAGATGGACGACCGGGTGGCGGCCAGCGTGCACCGGGCGCTGGAGAGCAGTGGCGTGAGGCCGCAGCGGCTGGTCGTCGAGCTGACCGAGTCGGCCATCGTCGAGGACGTGGACGCCACGGCCGCGACGCTTCGAGACCTCTCACGGCTCGGCGTCAAGATCGCGATCGACGACTTCGGCACCGGCTACAGCTCGTTGCTGTACCTGCGCCGGTACCCGGTCGACATCCTCAAGATCGACCGGGAGTTCGTCTCCGGCATCGGCACGAGTGCCGACGACGAGGCGATCTGCCGCAGCATCACCGGCCTCGCAGCGGGGATGGAGGCCACCACCGTCGGTGAGGGGGTGGAGACGATGGACCACTACGCGTTCCTGCGCTCGCTGGGGTGCACGCACGGCCAGGGCTTCCTGTGGTCGCCCGCGGTGCCCATCGAGAGGTTCGAGGCGGCCCTGACCGCCTGCGACCAGGTGCCCGTGCCAGCCGCCGGTGCACCGGTCGCCCGGCCCCGTCACGCTCTCGACACCGCCGTGACGGCGCTGATCGCCAGGATGCACCTCGAGCGCGCGCCGCTCCACACGGTGGCGGCCGCGCTGAACCGCACCGTCGGACGCCACCCCACCGGGGTGGCGTGGACCGCGGGCGCCGTGGCGCGCGAGCTGCCCGCCGACGAGGCGCCGCGGGGTACCCAGGGGCTCCAGCGGGCACCCCTCGCGCTGATCTGCACCGACCTCGAGCCGGTGCGGCGCCTGCTCCGCGTGGACCTCGAGGTGGCCGGCTTCGAGGTCGAGGAGACGAGGGACGGCCATGACGCGATGAGCCGGCTCATCGAGTCGGACGCTCCTGCGGTCGACGTCATCGTGGTCGACTCGGCCCTGGCGTCGGACGACGCGCGGTGGGTGATCGCGGCCATCCGCGGCCATGCTCGTCTCGACGACGTCCCCGTCCTGCTCGTCCGGTCCGCAGCCGGAGGCGAGCCCACCGGCGACCTGGATGACACGGCGTTCGATGCCGTCGTCACCCGACCTGTCGAGGCCGCCGCGCTGGTCGCGGCCGTGCAGGCACTGGCCCGCGGGGGCCGGACCCGCCACGCCTGA
- a CDS encoding acyl-ACP desaturase: MASLDSAQLLAALEPTVEENLNRHLGAAQEWMPHEYVPWSLGRDFKELGGEPWSVEQSQLSPIARTALEVNLLTEDNLPSYHREIERAFGRDSAWGAWVNRWTAEEGRHAFCIRDYLLVTRGVDPEELERARMDTMETGYDSGDKPLLNVCAYVSFQELATRVSHRNTGRFTEEPIAEKLLIRVAKDENLHMIFYRNIIQAALELTPSQTMRAITDEVVNFQMPGAIIPGFGRKAVQMAMAGIYDLRIHHDDIVAPLLRQWGVWELEGLDAEGEKARDELAAAVAALDEEASRFVARREERAAKLAARQEASAQQVTG; the protein is encoded by the coding sequence ATGGCCAGTCTCGACAGCGCCCAGCTGCTCGCCGCCCTCGAGCCCACCGTCGAGGAGAACCTCAACCGGCACCTCGGCGCCGCGCAGGAGTGGATGCCGCACGAGTACGTGCCGTGGTCGCTGGGCCGCGACTTCAAGGAGCTCGGCGGCGAGCCGTGGTCGGTCGAGCAGAGCCAGCTCTCGCCCATCGCGCGCACCGCGCTCGAGGTCAACCTCCTCACCGAGGACAACCTGCCGAGCTACCACCGCGAGATCGAGCGGGCCTTCGGGCGCGACAGCGCGTGGGGCGCCTGGGTCAACCGCTGGACCGCCGAGGAGGGCCGGCACGCCTTCTGCATCCGCGACTACCTGCTGGTCACCCGGGGGGTCGACCCCGAGGAGCTCGAGCGGGCGCGGATGGACACCATGGAGACCGGCTACGACTCCGGCGACAAGCCACTGCTGAACGTCTGCGCGTACGTGTCGTTCCAGGAGCTCGCCACCCGCGTCTCGCACCGCAACACCGGCCGCTTCACCGAGGAGCCCATCGCCGAGAAGCTGCTCATCCGGGTGGCCAAGGACGAGAACCTCCACATGATCTTCTACCGCAACATCATCCAGGCGGCCCTCGAGCTCACGCCCAGCCAGACGATGCGGGCGATCACCGACGAGGTCGTCAACTTCCAGATGCCGGGCGCGATCATCCCCGGCTTCGGGCGCAAGGCGGTGCAGATGGCGATGGCCGGCATCTACGACCTGCGCATCCACCACGACGACATCGTCGCCCCGCTGCTGCGCCAGTGGGGCGTCTGGGAGCTCGAAGGGCTCGACGCCGAGGGCGAGAAGGCCCGCGACGAGCTCGCCGCCGCGGTCGCGGCCCTCGACGAGGAGGCCTCCCGCTTCGTCGCCCGCCGCGAGGAGCGCGCCGCCAAGCTGGCCGCCCGACAGGAGGCCTCGGCCCAGCAGGTCACCGGCTGA
- a CDS encoding ferredoxin reductase: MSVTAAGEAPPRPGPMPWLRARLDDAWLETRVARTLVLDVPGWAGNDAGQHVDVRLTAEDGYTAQRTYSIASAPEPGRMALTVQRVGDGEASPYLVEEMRPGDELEVRGPIGGWFRWDAAWPEPVLLVGGGSGVVPLMAMIRERVRAGSRVPFHLVYSVRTPDLVIYTNELFALSRTTPGLRVDRLYSRAGLPDVARPPGRLGRDDLPPVTATAVPPRVYVCGPNGFVENATRHLQDLGHDAADIRTERFGPSS; this comes from the coding sequence ATGAGCGTCACGGCGGCCGGTGAGGCCCCACCCCGCCCCGGCCCGATGCCGTGGCTGCGCGCTCGCCTCGACGACGCCTGGCTGGAGACCAGGGTCGCCCGCACGCTGGTGCTCGACGTCCCCGGCTGGGCCGGCAACGACGCGGGCCAGCACGTCGACGTGCGGCTGACCGCCGAGGACGGCTACACCGCGCAGCGCACCTACTCGATCGCGTCGGCCCCCGAGCCCGGGCGGATGGCACTCACCGTGCAGCGGGTCGGCGACGGCGAGGCCTCGCCCTACCTGGTCGAGGAGATGCGCCCGGGTGACGAGCTCGAGGTGCGCGGGCCGATCGGCGGCTGGTTCCGCTGGGATGCCGCGTGGCCCGAGCCGGTGCTGCTGGTCGGCGGCGGGTCCGGGGTGGTGCCCCTCATGGCGATGATCCGCGAGCGGGTGCGCGCGGGGTCGAGGGTGCCGTTCCACCTCGTCTACTCGGTCCGCACGCCGGACCTGGTCATCTACACCAACGAGCTCTTCGCGCTCTCGCGCACGACCCCCGGGCTGCGGGTCGACCGGCTGTACTCCCGTGCGGGCCTGCCCGACGTTGCGCGCCCACCCGGCCGGCTGGGCCGCGACGACCTGCCGCCGGTGACCGCCACCGCCGTCCCGCCGCGAGTGTACGTGTGCGGCCCCAACGGGTTCGTGGAGAACGCGACCCGTCATCTGCAGGACCTCGGGCACGACGCCGCCGACATCCGCACCGAGCGCTTCGGCCCCTCCAGCTGA
- a CDS encoding sulfite oxidase-like oxidoreductase, with translation MNVVSRGFVGRRRDRDPRIPPGQYPERDFPVLSAGPTANVPLDRWRLDLTGADGTSRSLSWADLMALPSERITTDIHCVTKWTKLDTTWRGVPVRTVLGDVGDARYALVHSSGGYTTNLPLADLVERDAWVAFEYDGRPLHPEHGGPARLLVPHLYFWKSAKWLSGIELRHQDTPGFWERLGYHDYGDPWREQRYAGDG, from the coding sequence GTGAACGTGGTGAGCAGAGGCTTCGTCGGGCGGCGGCGCGACCGCGACCCCCGCATCCCGCCCGGCCAGTACCCCGAGCGCGACTTCCCGGTGCTCTCGGCCGGCCCCACCGCCAACGTGCCGCTCGACCGCTGGCGCCTCGACCTCACCGGCGCCGACGGCACCAGCCGCAGCCTCTCGTGGGCCGACCTGATGGCCCTGCCGAGCGAGCGCATCACCACCGACATCCACTGCGTCACGAAGTGGACCAAGCTCGACACCACCTGGCGCGGGGTGCCGGTGCGCACGGTGCTGGGCGACGTCGGCGACGCCCGCTACGCGCTGGTCCACTCCTCAGGGGGCTACACCACCAACCTGCCGTTGGCCGACCTCGTCGAGCGCGACGCCTGGGTGGCCTTCGAGTACGACGGCCGCCCCCTGCACCCCGAGCACGGCGGCCCCGCCCGGCTGCTGGTGCCGCACCTGTACTTCTGGAAGTCGGCCAAGTGGCTCAGCGGCATCGAGCTGCGCCACCAGGACACCCCGGGTTTCTGGGAGCGCCTCGGTTACCACGACTATGGCGACCCGTGGCGCGAGCAGCGCTACGCGGGCGACGGATGA
- a CDS encoding glycosyltransferase translates to MSGSRIGHVVVAVPARDEERLVGACLDSVRVAADRLLAARPDVTVEVVLALDRCVDGTAAVAARHPVTLLAIDAGCVGVARREAVATGLSAPRARAADPRATWVANTDADCAVPPGWLTRQVALAESGTDLVVGTVVPVDVVDPAVLLAWRARHRLREGHGHVHGANLGVRAAAYLEAGGFAEVGLHEDVGLVTRVRDAGHPWVATDRVRVRTSGRSSSRVEGGFATYLAALGPAD, encoded by the coding sequence GTGAGTGGCTCCCGCATCGGGCACGTCGTCGTCGCCGTGCCCGCGCGCGACGAGGAGCGGCTGGTCGGCGCGTGCCTCGACAGCGTGCGGGTGGCCGCCGACCGGCTGCTGGCCGCCCGGCCCGACGTCACGGTCGAGGTGGTCCTGGCCCTCGACCGGTGCGTCGACGGCACCGCCGCCGTGGCGGCGCGGCATCCGGTCACGCTGCTGGCCATCGACGCGGGCTGCGTCGGGGTGGCCCGCCGCGAGGCGGTGGCGACCGGCCTCTCGGCGCCCCGGGCCCGCGCGGCCGACCCCCGCGCCACCTGGGTCGCGAACACCGATGCGGACTGCGCGGTGCCGCCCGGGTGGCTCACCCGCCAGGTGGCCCTGGCCGAGTCGGGTACCGACCTCGTGGTCGGCACCGTCGTACCGGTCGACGTCGTCGACCCCGCGGTCCTGCTGGCCTGGCGGGCCCGCCATCGCCTGCGCGAGGGGCACGGCCACGTGCACGGCGCGAACCTGGGGGTGCGAGCGGCGGCCTACCTCGAGGCGGGGGGCTTCGCCGAGGTGGGTCTGCACGAGGACGTCGGGCTGGTCACGCGGGTCCGCGACGCCGGCCACCCCTGGGTGGCGACCGACCGGGTCCGCGTGCGGACCTCGGGCCGGTCGAGCAGCCGGGTGGAGGGTGGCTTCGCGACGTACCTCGCCGCGCTCGGCCCGGCCGACTGA